The Sulfurimonas hydrogeniphila genome includes a window with the following:
- a CDS encoding MOSC domain-containing protein, with protein MKKNLQGKVLKLFITKNDTDKTRINTSHIDADEHGILNDKFYNKNDQRAILITSIQSYNMAYDTNINLSDGALGENILIDINPYHLNTGETFTIGDTTLEITQNCTLCKGLSIINPKLPKLLKNDRGIFAKIISGPCVIKVGDTVSI; from the coding sequence ATGAAGAAAAACCTGCAGGGTAAAGTTCTGAAATTATTCATCACAAAAAATGATACAGATAAAACAAGAATAAACACCTCTCATATAGATGCCGACGAACACGGAATTCTAAATGACAAATTTTACAATAAAAATGATCAAAGAGCTATTTTAATTACCTCTATCCAAAGCTACAATATGGCATATGATACAAACATAAACCTATCAGACGGAGCACTGGGCGAAAATATTTTAATTGATATCAACCCCTACCATTTAAATACAGGGGAGACCTTTACAATAGGTGATACAACATTGGAAATAACACAAAACTGCACTCTGTGCAAAGGCTTGTCCATCATAAACCCAAAGTTGCCTAAACTGCTAAAAAACGACAGAGGTATATTTGCAAAAATAATAAGTGGTCCTTGCGTAATTAAAGTCGGAGATACAGTAAGTATTTGA